A single genomic interval of Helianthus annuus cultivar XRQ/B chromosome 13, HanXRQr2.0-SUNRISE, whole genome shotgun sequence harbors:
- the LOC110920854 gene encoding cytochrome c-type biogenesis protein CcmE homolog, mitochondrial, translated as MASRFTSRFISRLLQNRNPNFLHSNHRPIFTTIPNSSSISSPTLSSLFHSKFPPSNHRFFSTARRHPNRQQKLDIGARARQMQTRRLWTYAITFSCIAGFIIIVLNQFEDQLVFYVTPTDALTKYSENPSKNKFRLGGLVLEGSVAHPASSHEIEFVITDLITDMLVRYEGQVPDLFREGHSVVVEGFVKPITEQIKSEVSEKSVSGKARSVECYFSASEVLAKHDEKYMPAEVANAIEKNKKKLVEEAGGQIEGREDAAAAVPTA; from the coding sequence ATGGCGTCTCGGTTTACCAGCAGATTCATCTCTCGTCTTCTTCAAAACAGAAACCCTAACTTCCTCCACTCAAATCACCGTCCAATCTTCACCACAATCCCCAATTCTTCATCCATTTCATCACCTACACTCTCATCTCTCTTCCATTCCAAATTTCCACCCTCCAACCACCGCTTCTTCTCCACCGCACGCCGCCACCCAAACCGCCAACAAAAACTCGACATCGGCGCACGCGCACGCCAGATGCAAACCCGCCGTCTCTGGACATACGCCATAACCTTCAGCTGCATCGCCGGATTCATAATAATCGTTCTCAACCAATTCGAAGATCAATTAGTCTTCTACGTCACACCGACAGACGCCTTAACAAAATACTCCGAAAACCCTAGCAAAAACAAGTTCCGTCTCGGCGGATTAGTTCTAGAAGGTTCCGTAGCACATCCGGCGAGTTCTCATGAGATTGAGTTTGTGATTACTGATTTGATTACGGATATGTTGGTTAGGTATGAAGGACAGGTGCCGGATTTGTTTAGGGAGGGACATTCTGTTGTTGTTGAAGGTTTTGTGAAGCCGATAACCGAACAGATTAAGAGTGAGGTGTCGGAGAAGAGTGTTTCCGGGAAGGCGAGGAGTGTCGAGTGTTATTTTTCGGCGAGTGAGGTTTTGGCGAAGCATGATGAGAAGTATATGCCGGCGGAAGTGGCGAATGCGATTGAGAAGAATAAGAAGAAGCTTGTGGAAGAAGCGGGTGGGCAGATTGAAGGACGGGaggatgctgctgctgctgttccGACCGCGTAA